One Vulpes lagopus strain Blue_001 chromosome 18, ASM1834538v1, whole genome shotgun sequence DNA window includes the following coding sequences:
- the SLC2A4RG gene encoding SLC2A4 regulator — protein MEAERPPPPAPGCCPPPRAAGRDPAAAPVSVLAPPQGAAVGGGFAGPEFAPPREPEPRAALLGAPGARAGAAGGPRTPSAHVPVPAQRAPPGKSRLDEVMAAAALTSLSTSPLLLGAPAAACSPEPGLEPWKETLARPLGSCSSSSSSGDWGWDLASDQSSPSTPSPPLPSEAAHFLFGEPAPRKRKSSVQVLFQCLWKRCGKVLSTASGMQRHIRLVHLGRQADLEQSDGEEDFYYTELDVGVDVLADGLSGLSPVCPTAPAPPAFPCLELPEPPSLSSLLRPLALPRVPLLSSAAPREGCLAPLRLEPQPAALRTCVPTLPSKLGASPRKPRGDAKKCRKVYGMEHRDLWCTACRWKKACQRFLD, from the exons ATGGAGGCCGAGCGCCCtccgccgcccgccccgggctgctgccccccgccccgcgccgccggccgGGACCCCGCGGCCGCGCCCGTCTCGGTGCTCGCGCCGCCGCAG GGCGCTGCCGTGGGCGGCGGCTTCGCGGGCCCGGAGTTCGCGCCGCCGCGGGAGCCGGAGCCGCGGGCCGCCCTCCTcggggccccgggggcgcgggcgggggcggcgggggggcccCGGACGCCGTCGGCGCACGTCCCGGTGCCCGCGCAGAG AGCCCCCCCAGGGAAGTCCCGGCTGGATGAGGTCATGGCTGCGGCCGCCCTCACGAGTCTGTCAACCAGTCCCCTCCTGCTGGGGGCCCCagctgcagcctgcagcccag AGCCTGGCCTGGAGCCCTGGAAGGAGACCCTGGCGCGGCCACTgggcagctgcagcagcagcagcagcagcggagACTGGGGCTGGGACCTGGCCAGTGACCAGTCCTCTCCATCCACCCCGTCACCCCCACTGCCCTCCGAGGCAGCCCATTTCCTGTTTGGGGAACCTGCCCCAAGGAAGAGGAAG AGCTCAGTGCAGGTCCTGTTCCAGTGTCTATGGAAGCGGTGTGGGAAGGTGCTGAGCACGGCCTCCGGGATGCAGAGACACATCCGCCTGGTGCACCTGGG GCGGCAGGCAGACCTGGAGCAGAGCGACGGTGAGGAGGACTTCTACTACACAGAGCTGGACGTTGGCGTGGACGTGCTGGCAGACGGGCTGTCCGGCCTGTCCCCCGTGTGCCCCAcggcccccgcgccgcccgccttCCCCTGCCTGGAGCTGCCCGAGCCGCCCAGCCTGTCCAGCCTGCTGCGCCCGCTGGCCCTGCCCCGGGTCCCTCTGCTGAGCTCGGCGGCACCCCGAGAG GGCTGCCTGGCCCCCCTCCGCCTGGAGCCGCAGCCCGCCGCCCTCCGGACCTGTGTGCCGACCCTGCCCTCCAAGCTTGGCGCCAGCCCGAG GAAGCCCCGAGGTGATGCCAAGAAGTGCCGCAAGGTGTACGGCATGGAGCACCGGGACCTGTGGTGTACGGCCTGCCGCTGGAAAAAGGCGTGCCAGCGCTTCCTGGACTGA
- the LIME1 gene encoding lck-interacting transmembrane adapter 1, with translation MGPQVPPAPPVLWALGGLALLLWLWALCTACHRKRVQRQQPPVRVMQAEASLLRRHPLCTLSKSDTRLHELHRGPSGCRVPRPVSMDVQRSQWLEVSRGTSRPLVAFSPREPPFSPAAASLSTGPEATYSNVGLAAVPRASLAASPAVWAGAWLTSSCASPGPEVRPEVAEYACIRRLKGAAQGPQGLGQGTAAPTPAVEVDILYSKVRKPTKRDPGTAADQLDPKGSEAVLAVGSDQSHETLPLGGLGKDDGLLENVYESIQDMGAQGAWNPLLRLEGTCAGLGGSRLPQPQPRRSLHVPTC, from the exons ATGGGGCCACAGGTGCCCCCAGCCCCGCCTGTCCTCTGGGCCCTAGGGGGCCTTGCCCTGCTCCTCTGGCTGTGGGCACTGTGCACGGCCTGCCACAG GAAGCGCGTGCAGAGGCAGCAGCCCCCGGTCCGGGTGATGCAGGCGGAAGCG TCGCTGCTGAGACGACACCCGCTCTGCACCCTCAGCAAGTCCGACACCAGACTGCATGAGCTGCACCGGGGCCCCAGCGGCTGCAGGG TCCCCAGGCCTGTCAGCATGGATGTCCAGCGCTCGCAGTGGCTGGAGGTGTCCAGAGGCACCAGCCGACCTCTGGTGGCCTTCTCACCCCGAGAACCGCCCTTCTCGCCGGCTGCTGCCTCACTTTCCACCGGCCCCGAGGCCACCTATTCCAATGTGGGGCTGGCCGCAGTCCCCAGGGCCAGCCTGGCAGCCAGCCCCGCGGTGTGGGCAGGGGCATGGCTCACCAGCAGCTGTgccagccctgggcctgaggTCAGACCCGAAGTGGCTGAGTACGCTTGTATCCGGAGGCTCAAGGGAGCAGCTCAGGGCCCCCAGGGCTTGGGGCAGGGAACGGCCGCGCCAACCCCAGCTGTTGAG GTGGACATCCTGTACTCCAAGGTCAGGAAGCCTACAAAGAGGGACCCAGGGACTGCCGCAGACCAGCTGGACCCCAAGGGCAGCGAAGCGGTTCTGGCTGTGGGAAGTGACCAGTCCCACGAGACCCTCCCACTCGGGGGCCTGGGCAAGGATGACGGCCTCCTGGAAAATGTGTACGAGAGCATCCAGGACATGGGGGCCCAGGGCGCCTGGAACCCGCTGCTCCGGCTCGAGGGCACCTGCGCGGGGCTTGGGGGCTCCCGGCTTCCCCAGCCGCAGCCTCGGAGGAGTCTCCACGTCCCCACCTGTTGA